In Gossypium arboreum isolate Shixiya-1 chromosome 6, ASM2569848v2, whole genome shotgun sequence, the following are encoded in one genomic region:
- the LOC108484557 gene encoding uncharacterized protein LOC108484557 translates to MPRRSSGGRSAPRPAARAPSSNVPSKPASSAPPPAPVQSGNGLGAAIVDGIGWGAGTAMAHRAVDAVIGPRVIKHETVASSEPAAAASAPAPNTNSMNMDACGVQSKALSDCLSNFGSDISKCQFYMDMLQECRKISGALGA, encoded by the exons ATGCCCCGCCGAAGCTCTGGAG GAAGGTCAGCCCCAAGGCCTGCTGCTCGTGCACCATCGAGCAACGTTCCTTCGAAACCCG CTAGTTCTGCCCCTCCTCCAGCACCTGTGCAAAGTGGAAATGGACTCGGTGCTGCCATTGTAGATG GTATTGGATGGGGTGCCGGAACTGCTATGGCTCACAGGGCTGTTGATGCCGTCATTGGCCCTCGCGTCATCAAACACGAGACTGTTGCTTCATCAGAACCAGCTGCGGCTGCTTCTGCTCCCGCACCAAACACAAATAGCATGAACATGGATGCATGTGGTGTTCAATCCAAAGCACTAAGTGAT TGTCTGAGCAACTTCGGAAGTGATATCAGCAAATGCCAATTCTATATGGATATGCTGCAAGAATGCCGCAAGATCTCCGGTGCGTTGGGCGCTTAA
- the LOC108484269 gene encoding uncharacterized protein LOC108484269 isoform X2, with translation MGFWEAFVELLANIFTVLCWFVSIRIMETNSSLKNQQCLTYWVLFAFITMVELTLGNILKWFPFWPYAKGVATILLVTPYFGGASYVFSLLIRPYFIEKRWDIMFFPKKKGFVLHEANGTVGDADTSTLTNGPKSEKLTTDQGNVNISYGNTEVISTQKRVQKEWSCVLCLISTSSEYCLKEHLQGKKHKTKEYELRVGALPLKETCMLSSMPKKVEKVVLFRNLNIETWSGLLHPVTRSIRWCKWKKPEIGCVKLNTDGSVDAGNSGFGGLLRDYRGEPLCAFVCKAPQGDTFLVELWPIWRGLVLASGLGVKVIWVESDSKSVVKTINREQPYGPKSSQCLRQIWKLLTKFENYRVTHSWRETNKAADHLSRMVLRENDVVLWPADFPDTLNSIIKDDAQGKTYLRR, from the exons ATGGGTTTTTGGGAGGCTTTTGTTGAACTCTTAGCAAATATCTTCACTGTACTCTGTTG GTTTGTTTCAATTCGCATTATGGAGACTAATTCTTCCTTAAAAAATCAACAATGTTTGACATACTGGGTTCTGTTTGCTTTCATTACAATGGTGGAGCTGACACTTGGGAACATTTTGAAATG GTTTCCTTTCTGGCCTTATGCAAAGGGTGTAGCAACAATATTGCTTGTGACACCCTACTTTGGGGGTGCTTCTTATGTCTTCAGCCTATTGATCAGACCTTATTTTATAGAGAAAAGATGGGACATCATGTTCTTCCCAAAGAAGAAAGGCTTTGTATTGCACGAAGCAAACGGTACCGTTGGTGATGCCGACACAAGCACGCTCacaaatgggccaaaatcggagaAACTTACTACtgaccag GGAAATGTTAATATCAGCTACGGCAATACGGAGGTGATTTCTACACAAAAGAGAGTTCAAAAGGAATGGAGCTGTGTACTTTGTCTAATAAGTACTTCAAGTGAATATTGTCTTAAAGAACACCTTCAAGGGAAGAAACACAAGACCAAGGAATACGAACTCCGAGTAGGTGCACTGCCATTGAAGGAAACTTGTATGTTATCTTCAATGCCGAAGAAAGTTGAGAAGGTTGTTTTGTTCCGTAACCTGAATATCGAGACATGGAGTGGCCTTCTACATCCAGTCACTAGATCAATTAGATGGTGTAAATGGAAAAAGCCAGAGATAGGATGTGTAAAGTTAAATACAGATGGATCGGTAGATGCGGGAAATTCGGGTTTTGGCGGTTTATTAAGAGACTACAGGGGTGAACCATTATGTGCATTTGTTTGTAAAGCTCCTCAAGGTGATACTTTCTTGGTTGAACTATGGCCTATATGGAGAGGTCTTGTTCTTGCTTCAGGTTTAGGTGTTAAAGTAATATGGGTTGAATCCGATTCAAAGAGCGTTGTGAAAACCATTAACCGAGAGCAGCCATATGGTCCAAAGAGTAGTCAGTGTTTAAGGCAGATATGGAAACTTTTAACTAAGTTTGAGAACTATCGGGTTACGCATTCATGGCGGGAAACTAATAAAGCAGCCGATCATCTTTCAAGGATGGTTCTTAGGGAAAATGATGTAGTGTTGTGGCCTGCTGACTTTCCTGATACACTTAACAGTATTATAAAGGACGATGCACAGGGCAAGACTTACTTAAGACGTTAA
- the LOC108484269 gene encoding uncharacterized protein LOC108484269 isoform X1 gives MGFWEAFVELLANIFTVLCWPSFTLIYPLFVSIRIMETNSSLKNQQCLTYWVLFAFITMVELTLGNILKWFPFWPYAKGVATILLVTPYFGGASYVFSLLIRPYFIEKRWDIMFFPKKKGFVLHEANGTVGDADTSTLTNGPKSEKLTTDQGNVNISYGNTEVISTQKRVQKEWSCVLCLISTSSEYCLKEHLQGKKHKTKEYELRVGALPLKETCMLSSMPKKVEKVVLFRNLNIETWSGLLHPVTRSIRWCKWKKPEIGCVKLNTDGSVDAGNSGFGGLLRDYRGEPLCAFVCKAPQGDTFLVELWPIWRGLVLASGLGVKVIWVESDSKSVVKTINREQPYGPKSSQCLRQIWKLLTKFENYRVTHSWRETNKAADHLSRMVLRENDVVLWPADFPDTLNSIIKDDAQGKTYLRR, from the exons ATGGGTTTTTGGGAGGCTTTTGTTGAACTCTTAGCAAATATCTTCACTGTACTCTGTTG GCcttcattcactttaatctacccCTT GTTTGTTTCAATTCGCATTATGGAGACTAATTCTTCCTTAAAAAATCAACAATGTTTGACATACTGGGTTCTGTTTGCTTTCATTACAATGGTGGAGCTGACACTTGGGAACATTTTGAAATG GTTTCCTTTCTGGCCTTATGCAAAGGGTGTAGCAACAATATTGCTTGTGACACCCTACTTTGGGGGTGCTTCTTATGTCTTCAGCCTATTGATCAGACCTTATTTTATAGAGAAAAGATGGGACATCATGTTCTTCCCAAAGAAGAAAGGCTTTGTATTGCACGAAGCAAACGGTACCGTTGGTGATGCCGACACAAGCACGCTCacaaatgggccaaaatcggagaAACTTACTACtgaccag GGAAATGTTAATATCAGCTACGGCAATACGGAGGTGATTTCTACACAAAAGAGAGTTCAAAAGGAATGGAGCTGTGTACTTTGTCTAATAAGTACTTCAAGTGAATATTGTCTTAAAGAACACCTTCAAGGGAAGAAACACAAGACCAAGGAATACGAACTCCGAGTAGGTGCACTGCCATTGAAGGAAACTTGTATGTTATCTTCAATGCCGAAGAAAGTTGAGAAGGTTGTTTTGTTCCGTAACCTGAATATCGAGACATGGAGTGGCCTTCTACATCCAGTCACTAGATCAATTAGATGGTGTAAATGGAAAAAGCCAGAGATAGGATGTGTAAAGTTAAATACAGATGGATCGGTAGATGCGGGAAATTCGGGTTTTGGCGGTTTATTAAGAGACTACAGGGGTGAACCATTATGTGCATTTGTTTGTAAAGCTCCTCAAGGTGATACTTTCTTGGTTGAACTATGGCCTATATGGAGAGGTCTTGTTCTTGCTTCAGGTTTAGGTGTTAAAGTAATATGGGTTGAATCCGATTCAAAGAGCGTTGTGAAAACCATTAACCGAGAGCAGCCATATGGTCCAAAGAGTAGTCAGTGTTTAAGGCAGATATGGAAACTTTTAACTAAGTTTGAGAACTATCGGGTTACGCATTCATGGCGGGAAACTAATAAAGCAGCCGATCATCTTTCAAGGATGGTTCTTAGGGAAAATGATGTAGTGTTGTGGCCTGCTGACTTTCCTGATACACTTAACAGTATTATAAAGGACGATGCACAGGGCAAGACTTACTTAAGACGTTAA